A DNA window from Vagococcus penaei contains the following coding sequences:
- a CDS encoding peptidylprolyl isomerase, giving the protein MTVYPQLDLANATTFATIKTNKGNFKVALFPEQAPKTVKNFIELSKQGYYNGVIFHRVIPDFMIQGGDPTGTGMGGSSIYGEKFEDEFSKELFNLRGALSMANAGPNTNGSQFFIVQNSHIPMSMMRQLEEAGFPKEIIEAYNQGGTPWLDFKHTVFGQVVEGMDNVDVIAEVQRNSQDKPLDDVVIEEIIIEE; this is encoded by the coding sequence ATGACAGTATATCCACAATTAGATCTAGCTAATGCAACGACATTTGCGACAATTAAAACTAATAAAGGCAATTTTAAAGTTGCTTTATTTCCAGAGCAAGCACCAAAAACTGTAAAGAATTTCATTGAATTATCAAAACAGGGGTATTATAATGGGGTGATTTTCCATCGAGTTATTCCTGATTTTATGATTCAAGGTGGCGATCCAACTGGAACAGGTATGGGTGGTAGCAGTATATATGGAGAAAAATTTGAAGATGAATTCTCAAAAGAATTATTTAATCTTCGTGGTGCTTTATCGATGGCTAATGCAGGACCTAATACAAATGGCAGCCAATTCTTTATTGTTCAAAACTCTCATATTCCAATGAGTATGATGCGACAATTAGAAGAAGCTGGTTTCCCTAAAGAAATCATCGAAGCATATAATCAAGGTGGAACACCATGGTTAGATTTTAAACATACAGTTTTTGGTCAAGTTGTTGAAGGAATGGATAATGTTGACGTAATTGCTGAAGTTCAAAGAAATTCACAAGACAAGCCGTTAGATGATGTTGTTATCGAAGAAATTATTATAGAAGAATAG
- a CDS encoding CvfD/Ygs/GSP13 family RNA-binding post-transcriptional regulator: protein MKYKIGMIITGKITGVQPYGAFVSLDDNYQGLIHVSEVKHGFIKNIHDELSVGDKVKVKVIDIDEYTQKISLSIRVLEKPTINLALPNKRKRYFTNRKKKLGFSSIEEKLDDWIDEAIEDILEK, encoded by the coding sequence ATGAAATACAAAATTGGGATGATTATTACAGGCAAAATAACAGGCGTTCAACCGTATGGTGCATTTGTTTCGCTAGATGATAATTATCAAGGTCTAATTCATGTTTCTGAAGTAAAACATGGATTTATAAAAAATATTCATGATGAATTGTCTGTTGGAGATAAAGTAAAAGTTAAGGTGATTGATATTGATGAATATACTCAAAAAATTAGCCTATCAATACGTGTCTTGGAAAAACCAACGATTAATTTAGCTTTGCCTAATAAACGTAAACGGTATTTTACTAATCGGAAAAAGAAACTAGGTTTTTCAAGCATTGAAGAAAAATTAGATGATTGGATTGATGAAGCAATCGAAGATATATTGGAAAAATAG
- the rplT gene encoding 50S ribosomal protein L20, with amino-acid sequence MARVKGGTVTRRRRKKVLKLAKGYYGSKHTLFKTAKEQVMKSHTYAFRDRRKTKSNFRKLWIARINAAARMNELSYSKMMHGLKLAEVDINRKMLADLAVHDAAAFTALADQAKAALAK; translated from the coding sequence ATGGCACGTGTAAAAGGTGGAACAGTAACTCGCCGTCGTCGTAAAAAAGTGCTTAAGTTAGCTAAAGGCTACTATGGCTCTAAACATACATTATTCAAAACAGCAAAAGAACAAGTGATGAAATCTCACACATATGCATTTAGAGATCGTCGCAAAACTAAAAGTAATTTCCGTAAATTATGGATTGCACGTATTAACGCGGCAGCTCGTATGAACGAATTAAGCTACAGCAAAATGATGCACGGTTTAAAATTAGCAGAAGTTGATATTAACCGTAAAATGTTAGCTGATTTAGCAGTACATGATGCAGCAGCTTTTACAGCATTAGCTGACCAAGCAAAAGCAGCATTAGCTAAATAA
- the rpmI gene encoding 50S ribosomal protein L35 yields MPKMKTHRGLAKRVKRTGGGGLKRFRAFTSHRFHGKTKKQRRQLRRPSMVSKGDYKRIRQQLTRMK; encoded by the coding sequence ATGCCAAAAATGAAAACTCACCGCGGACTAGCTAAACGTGTTAAACGCACAGGTGGTGGCGGATTAAAGAGATTCCGCGCGTTTACAAGTCACCGTTTCCACGGTAAAACTAAAAAACAACGTCGTCAATTACGTCGTCCAAGCATGGTGTCAAAAGGCGATTACAAACGTATCCGTCAACAATTGACTCGCATGAAATAA
- the udk gene encoding uridine kinase, translated as MSHAEKRPIVIGVTGGSGSGKTSVSRSILNSLPNHSILLFEQDSYYRDQSHLSFEDRLNTNYDHPLAFDTDLLTEHLQQLINYQAIDKPVYDYESHTRSQEVIHQEPKEVIILEGILILEDERLRDLMDIKVYVDTEDDIRIVRRIKRDMEERGRTLSSIIDQYLTVVKPMHHQFIEPTKKYADIIVPEGGENQVAIDLLTTKVRSILENK; from the coding sequence ATGTCACATGCTGAGAAGCGGCCAATCGTTATTGGAGTTACCGGTGGATCTGGAAGTGGAAAAACTAGTGTAAGCCGTTCGATATTAAATTCATTACCCAATCATTCTATATTACTGTTTGAGCAAGATTCATATTATCGTGACCAAAGTCATTTGTCTTTTGAGGATCGCTTAAATACCAATTATGATCATCCTTTAGCTTTTGATACTGATTTATTAACAGAACATTTGCAGCAATTAATTAACTATCAAGCTATTGATAAACCTGTATATGATTATGAATCACATACAAGAAGTCAAGAAGTTATTCATCAAGAACCTAAAGAAGTGATTATTTTAGAAGGAATATTGATTTTAGAAGATGAACGACTAAGAGATTTGATGGATATTAAAGTTTATGTCGATACAGAAGATGATATTCGAATAGTTCGCCGTATTAAACGCGATATGGAAGAGCGTGGCCGCACATTAAGCTCAATTATTGATCAGTATCTGACCGTTGTTAAACCGATGCATCATCAGTTTATTGAACCAACTAAAAAATATGCTGATATTATTGTGCCTGAAGGTGGAGAAAACCAAGTGGCCATCGACTTACTAACAACCAAAGTTCGGAGTATTTTAGAAAACAAATAA
- a CDS encoding recombinase family protein, which yields MKKIGYINNNGSDIYEKEQLNALTTYNVDNITATLDGEEIVLNDDIVLSEVIGELETGDELVVYELRSIGKSIIQLADFLEDLKTRGIKLVVLNKGEVYSGIDDTAYLEMILKIAEMEKVIIRERTTKGLQEARKNGRVGGRPKISQETIDQIRFLYNNNRYTLRQIAEECNISLGTAYKYVQER from the coding sequence ATGAAAAAAATAGGTTATATTAACAATAATGGTAGCGATATTTATGAGAAAGAACAACTAAACGCATTGACAACATACAATGTTGATAATATTACGGCTACTCTTGACGGTGAAGAAATTGTTTTGAACGATGATATCGTGTTAAGTGAAGTTATTGGTGAACTAGAAACAGGGGATGAACTAGTTGTTTATGAATTGAGAAGTATTGGTAAGTCGATTATTCAATTGGCTGACTTTTTAGAAGATCTAAAAACACGCGGAATTAAACTGGTTGTTCTCAATAAAGGTGAAGTTTATTCTGGTATTGATGATACAGCTTATTTAGAAATGATTTTGAAGATAGCTGAAATGGAAAAAGTGATTATTCGAGAAAGAACAACTAAAGGATTACAAGAAGCACGTAAAAATGGTCGTGTTGGCGGTCGTCCAAAAATTTCTCAAGAAACAATTGATCAAATTCGATTTTTATATAATAATAATCGTTATACACTTCGTCAAATTGCTGAGGAATGTAATATTTCATTGGGAACAGCTTATAAATATGTACAAGAAAGATAG
- the infC gene encoding translation initiation factor IF-3: MTIAKDIMVNDGIRARELRLIAADGEQLGVKTKAEALRIAESANLDLVLVAPNAKPPVAKVMDHGKYRFEQQKKEREARKKQKIVNVKEVRLSPTIDVNDFNTKLRNARKFLEKGDKVKASIRFKGRAITHKEIGQNVLNRLADETADVSTVEQKAKMDGRSMFIMLAPKTDK, translated from the coding sequence ATGACCATAGCTAAAGATATTATGGTAAACGACGGCATTCGTGCAAGAGAACTACGTTTGATTGCAGCAGATGGAGAGCAGTTGGGAGTAAAGACAAAAGCTGAAGCATTAAGAATTGCTGAAAGTGCCAACTTAGACTTAGTCTTAGTAGCACCAAACGCAAAACCGCCCGTTGCAAAAGTAATGGACCACGGGAAATACCGTTTTGAACAACAGAAAAAAGAACGTGAAGCCCGTAAAAAACAAAAAATTGTTAATGTTAAAGAAGTTCGTTTGAGTCCTACAATCGATGTCAATGATTTCAATACTAAGTTACGTAACGCACGTAAGTTTCTTGAAAAAGGGGACAAAGTGAAAGCTTCAATCCGATTCAAAGGCCGTGCGATTACTCATAAAGAAATTGGTCAGAACGTCTTAAATCGCTTGGCAGATGAAACTGCTGATGTATCAACAGTGGAACAAAAAGCGAAAATGGATGGCAGAAGCATGTTTATCATGCTTGCGCCTAAAACAGATAAGTAG